The sequence GGCCGCGCCTGGATCGCCGCGCTGCCAGGGCTGGCCGCGAACTTCCTGGACCGCTGGACACTGCGGCCGGAGGGCCTCGCAGGACACGGCATGGCCTCACTCGTGCTGCCGGTGACCCGCGCGGACGGTACGCCCGCGGTGCTGAAGCTCCAGCAGGTCACCGAGGACAGCATCGGTGCCGCGCTCGGCCTGCGGGTGTGGAACGGCGACGGCGTGGTGCGCCTGCTCGACCACGACCCGGACACCGGCACCATGCTGCTGGAACGGCTGGACGCGGCCCGGCCGCTGTCGTCGGTGGCCGACGACGACGCCGCCATGCAGATCCTCGCCGAGCTGATGGCGCGCCTGGTCGCGGTGCCCGCGCCACCGGGTCTGCGGCACCTGGCCGACATCGCCGCGGCCATGCTCGACGAGGTGCCGCGCGCCGTACCGGCGCTGCGCGACCCGGCCGAACAACGGCTGGTGCACATCTGCGCGGCCGCCGTGGCCGAGCTGATCGGCGAACCCGGCGACCGGCTGCTGCACTGGGACCTGCACTACGACAACATCCTCGCCGGGCAACGGGAACCCTGGCTGGCCATCGACCCCGAACCGCTGGCCGGCGACCCCGGATTCGACCTGTGGCCGGCGCTGGACAGCCGATGGGAGGAGGCGGTGGTGGCGACCGGTGACGTGACCCGCACGGTCCTCCGCCGCTTCGACCTCCTCACCGAGGCGCTCGGCCTGG comes from Streptosporangium roseum DSM 43021 and encodes:
- a CDS encoding aminoglycoside phosphotransferase family protein — protein: MSMSLPIDIPDAFAASYGRDSASGRAWIAALPGLAANFLDRWTLRPEGLAGHGMASLVLPVTRADGTPAVLKLQQVTEDSIGAALGLRVWNGDGVVRLLDHDPDTGTMLLERLDAARPLSSVADDDAAMQILAELMARLVAVPAPPGLRHLADIAAAMLDEVPRAVPALRDPAEQRLVHICAAAVAELIGEPGDRLLHWDLHYDNILAGQREPWLAIDPEPLAGDPGFDLWPALDSRWEEAVVATGDVTRTVLRRFDLLTEALGLDRQRATGWTLGRVLQNALWDIEDGKTSLEPAQVVLATTLLRR